ttgtagGCAAATTGTTGGTGGACTGTTACCGTAAAAGATGTTGGGAGGAAATAACACTAATTCGTTAGCACCCGTCTATCTTGACGAGAATCTTTTTCAATATCCTTCAAACCAGTTGCAGTTATTTGGAAATGGTGAGTCCTTGATTGACTACTTTCTCACTTGATTTATTATCGTAAACCCGGAACATCAAAAACAGTTTATATTGGTACGATTTCTGTTTATGAACTGTGATCGAGAACTGTGACTGTTGGGTGAGAGATTTCAGACAAGACATAGATAGCATGTGTCTAGCTAGATTTTAGGTTTGGTTATCCCGTAAGATTGTAAGATCACAAAATGGCAAGGAACATTAGCATGACAAAGAACTTAatactttattttcttttaggtTAGGTTATGCCCTTGAATATGCTGGCAGTCCATCTCACGAGCCAATGTCTTTTTCAGAATTAGGCATCTTTCAATTCTTGGTTTGACAGATCCACTGCGTTTGATGAGCCGGCTTTTGCTGATTGTACTGTTCTACTTGGGTCCCATTGTTACATTTACTCTACTCTAGCAATAACTTTGTTCTGTTTTTTGCTTGGTGATAGTTGGTTATGTTTCTTTTTGGTTGAATtagtttttattctttaaagTTTGCTCTTTTACATGTTATAAGTTATGTAAATGATATACTCTTAATGGTGTTGTTATTGGTATTACAGTACCAGCCACTGGTAATGTTGATCCAGTAAAATATTCGGGTAGAGAGCATAATAACCCTGCTTTTACTTCTAATAAACGACAAAGGGAACCCGAGGCTAATTTAATGCAGAAGAAGCTTCAAATGTCCTTTAACCACAGCTTCTATAATGAAGAGTCAGATAGAAGAGCAAGCATTCCAAACCCACATCATGTATCTACTGGTTTAAGACTGTCATATGATGATGAGGAACGCAACTCTTCAATTACCTCAGCAAGTGGAAGCATGACAGCAACTCCATCTCTGATGTCATCCTTCGGTGATAGTGTCACAACTGAACTTGACCGTCAGAATGAggaacttgaaagattcatcaTGCTTCAGGtactaatttcttttcttttcttggaATAATTGAGTTCACGACAAACGTCAAGGCAAACTGTAAAAAATGCAATGTACCATTATCTTTTTACCCATGATAATTATGAGTCCACCTTAGGCAGTATACCTCCCATTCTTTAACTATTGAATGTGACATGATGGTTTCACCTTCGTATCATGTACTCTTAGTATTGTTGTTAGGTTTAAAAGCagtattatagatttatagcTGACCTATTCTGATACTTAACAGGGAGAAAGTATGTTGAAAGGGGTGAAAGATATAAGACAGAGACACATGACTTCGTTCCTGGCTTCCATTGGCAAAGGGATAGACAAGAAGATACGTGAGAAAGAGCTTGAGATAGAAACAATAAACCGGAAAAACACAGAACTCGTGGAGAGAATAAAACAAGTGGCAAATGAAGCCCAAAATTGGCACTACAGAGCAAAATACAATGAGTCGGTAGTTAATATGTTGAGAACAAATCTGCAGCAGGCACTGGCACAAGGAAATGACCAACAACTCAAAGAAGGATTCGGTGATACAGATTTAGAAAATGATGCCGTgtcatctattgaccctaacAAGTACCTTGGAATAGCAAATACGACCAGAAAGGGTCATAATGATGGTATGATATGCCGAGCATGCCATGCAAAGGAGGTATCGATTCTGGTGATGCCGTGTAGACACTTGAGTCTGTGTAAAGATTGCGAGAGGGTCGCAAGTGTCTGTCCGGTATGCCAAGTTGTGAAAACCATTGGTGTTGAAGTGTATATGTCGTAAATTATCAACATCAATGGTTATGATGTCTCTGAAAGTTTAACTTGTGAAAGGAAGTAATCATTGTATACATTTTGCTTGCTCATATATACCATAATCATCCAAGCTGATTATAAAACCATACATGATGGGCTAATTTTTTCCCTTGGTTATTGTGAAACGAACAAGATTCTGCAAGCTGAGAGACTGGTAATGTTTAACAGCCAATTTGAGGATGGATGGGTTTATGATGACCCATCTTTTGATTTATCCAGACCCTGTTGTCTCAACAATGCATATAAATAATTTCGTATTATGCAGTTGTGGTTTGGCGTAAGCATGAACTGTGATTAGGTTGAACAACCACTCGTACATCATCCTATTCGATACAACTGTGATTAGGTTGAACGACCACCCGTACATCATCCTATTCGATACAATATTCTAGAATGAAAGAAATAGCCAGTATTCtgactaaaatttaaaaagtttgaaGATAGTTTAGAAATGTTATCCATCAATTAACGAacaaaagattttattattCGGAAAAAGAAGCGTACTATTTCTaaaattattaatgtatatttttgtattgTACTTTGTACAAATTTACATTTAGCACAATATAACCGGTCCTTATAAAAAGTCACTTCTAACCCACGTCCAACACTATTTATTAGTTTCTCTCTTCTAGACATACCAAGACACACCCCTCCTTATAATCCCCACTTCTTCCCCTCACATCAACTTAGATTTACTAACTTGAATGCATTCAAGTTTTTCATCATGCCAATCAAGTTCAAGTAAACATGTGACACAATCAAGTTTTCCATTATGCTAGTTACACAAATCATCTGTGGACCGTCCATATTCTTTCATTTCATCACTCACTCTTTCAAACTTCACCGTTGTTTTCCCGATTATAACATTTCTTGGACTTTTTACTACCCGCAAAATCATACATGTTACACCCTTAAATGAGTGTCGAGTTTTACAAACGTACAACCAGGATTTTAATATTCATAACGAGGAACCCTCTGAAACATAATGTAAAGCATCAAAATGGTAAACCGGTTTCTCAATAACCAGGTTTCAATCCGGTCTCGATATTCAGAAGATCAAATCAAGTTCAAGTCGTTGGGTTTTCCTGAACTTGAACTGATTTTGGTTAAACCTGGTTTTGACCAGTTTTGATTTCAGTTACGTTTTTTTACATGACTaaatcatcataatcattttttttttaaaaagatcaCCTTTAAAATTTGCTTAAAACAACCCATTATTTTGAACACaaaaattttagattttttacTAATTTTACCCCAATTTTGATACAAGACTAAATAATCacccaataaaatatcataCATCAAAATATACAAACTTTATAAATCAAACAACAATGAAAATATGCTACCAATTCTTCCTTAAACCTCTTTTTATGCTGccaatttttataaatagaGTATTATCCGTTACCAATAAAATTTGATCATGTGAAGTTTAACAACACGGGTTTGATCATTAGAATGCTCAAATTTTGTGTGGGACTATATCAATGCCGGCTATGAGGCAAGGCAGGATGGGCTTGTGCCTTGGGCCCAAGTTCTGAAGAGGCCCATTATTTTGGTCTGTgtagacatttgatgatctttattgtttttagtccaaaccaaaatataaaatagcACAATCCATAAGAGTTGACATGTAATTGAAAAATCAACAAAAGGTATGGtaaaatttttcttattttgggGGGCCATTATATCTTTTTGCCCTTGGGCTAAAATTATTTTTAGCATTTTCAAAAACAGCCGTAGACTATACGAGGCTATTTCACCAATATCATAACTTTATTTTGAGGCATACCTGTTACCCTACAAGTACGCAAGAGAGGTTCCTTCCAATTTttgatggtttttttttaattttaaaaacggTGATGCTATCTATTTATGACTATAATTAGCACAcgataaaatatttttaaaaagataagtaACCTCTagttaaactaattttttttccgataaaacatgtaatattgattttttttttggaacattcTGTTGATATGTGACATCAGTCTTCGACGTACTctagacaacgagatattgATCATAGGCCGTTATAAGTATTTGGAGGGAAAAAAATCCCAAAGAAATGATGGAACTCAAAGTAGTCAAaatgtataattgatttaaTACTAAAATTAgcaaatacatacattaattaatttttgcgCGGGAACTAAAATTGCCGCACATATAACATTAATCGCTCTTATAAGAATAGATATTTCCCTTCTCaaaattatagaatattttaaaGCAGATTAATTATGGACGTTTCATCTGTTAAAAATCTCTGTAAACATGTATATTATTCAAAATTTCTCTCAATTTCACTCTCATATATACCGAATTTCTAATTGGTATATTTCtgaacttattattattatttttttaattttcagttAATTTCATCGGCGATTCACCGATGCCGAGTCTCCGGCGAACTCTGCCGGTTAACCGTAAATCTGAAATCGTCTCCACGTGCCGCCGATAATCCTGTTGTTCGTGTATCAAGTAATTTTCTATctctatatgtatattattacTAATTTACATTTAGGTTAAAATTAAAtccttatacacacacatacatatgtatatgtatacacacacacacacacacttcatATTCAAAATTAGCTAGCCAAAAGTATCTGTCATAATTTACTTATCTGATGATATTacagtgtgtgtatgtgtgtgtgtgtggatagACGTATTGAATGCTTATAGGTGTGACCGGAATGTATGTAAATCTAGATCTGTTTTGTAAGAAAGTGAAACGATTCGATTCTTGTACACCGTTTTAAAGCTCGGTTCTAATGTTGTTTACAGTTTGAAGTTAGGTCCGAAAAATGATGTTAGAATGgcttttttgttgattttgtgttTTGAAAATGAACTATGAAATTTGAGGTAGTCTTTGCAGTACTCATGAGTTTGTTTCGTGATATGAGTAGTTTCCGACACTGGAGTTGGAAGTAACGTGGATGAGTTTCAGTATATGCAGTGTTTAAGCGGTACCATATTGAACGAGATACAGGGTAAGAGCGCGATTGGCAGTATATACGATCTCTAATCTTATAGAGTACGAGTATTAGAATATGATAACTAGGAGTGAGATTGATTTCTTCATTGCAACAGGAAAGATCAataaatgataatttgttaCTGTTAAGCAAACATTGCTCTCTGAACTCCTCATACATGCTACTTTTTAGAAAATCTAACTTGTAACATGAGAGATCTATTTCAGTCTATTACAAGTATAAATATCGTTAAATGATGGGCTGCTTTTCTATGTCATGCAGATGGACTTATATCAATTGCAACTACCAGTAAGTATCAAACCTGTTCACTTGTATAGCTCTTGATATTAGAACATTTACACTTTCCCGGTTATTTTTAGGCataattgtgtttttatcatCAGCATTTGATATGCATTTATAGATGCGCGTAGCTACGATCATGACATATTCACGTTGATTTCCCAAGCTTACACAAAAACGTGTCTTGTCACTCTGTTTTCTTCACTAaatctatttctttttttattttgaacattACAGGTGTTTGTGATCATGAAATATTTCACTACAATATAGATCTTAAACAAAATGACTACATGAAAAGAATAGCAAAGTTACCCCTAAGCTCCAAGAACGGTGCAACATTCAGGCATGCAATCTGTAAGAAGTCTTTAATGTTCATttagaattaaaatttgaaCTCTGATGTCTTGTTTGCTTTCTTCCAGTGGGACTGAAGTATCATTCTCAACATTTCATTGCATCAACGATTTACAGGCAGATATTACTTGCTTTTTCAAAAAGGTTAGGTATTCTTTTAAACAATGTGATGATTAAAAGTTGCTCTGTGATTTATCTCTAAGATTCTGTGTTTCTACTTGTATTAACTGATATTagcttttattttctttgtatgATTGGCTCTGCAGTTGCTCATTATGAAGGTTCCTGTAAGTATCAGCTCAAACTGGATTCTTTTTGACTTGACGATTTATTGCTATAATGCTCTTTATGCCCCAAGTGGTGGTTGTAGTTAAATTTTCTTGTCATTACTACATGATTTTGTTATTTCTGTTTTATCAGAAGACTGGAATTGAACTCATTGTTGACAAGGTTGAAATCCCTGTGCACCAATGTATCAATGCTATAATAGTAGATGAGTGCATTGATTTATCATCTGAGGAAAACATTCCATGTCTCAAGTCAGGCCTTATGGACTATGTTCTGAAGCATGGGAATCAAATAGATAGTACGTGCCACTCTTGCTTTCCAATTGGGTAAGATTTATGGTTGTCTTAGTCAGACCACCTGatcattatattaaaatatttgcaGTATCGGACATATATACTTGATTTCTTGATATTCCAAGGCTCTTTTTCTGCCACTGCAACCTTTCTAGGCATTTGGTGCTTGTCACATTTCTAGTTTGATTCTCAGGGTAGCTTGCCTAACTTCACATTATGGGCAAGCCACAtagatttttatcttttttatatatgtaaatgccTGTATGTATAGCTTCTGAAGCTATAAATGATTACCGTTCTGACTACTCATTGACCACTACTAGACCAAATTTTCAAAGAGTTTAGAAATCAGTAAAATTCCAAAGAATGTTGCACTCTTGATTTTTCCAGGGAACGCCTGAAATGTGGAAGTGGGCTGGTCTGCAAAAGTAACAGGAATACTGAAACAACAATAGAAGCCGTGGTTATAATTAGTGAATTAGCTGAGCTGATGAATCCATCCTGTTCCAGGGAGTGCGGTAGTAAAACAGAGGTTAGCCACCCTCTTTCCTCTCTCTTCCATGGTTGTTAACGAAGGTGGTAAACGTGTTAGGCCAAAAGACTTGACTAAAAGGGACAAGCCAAACAGGTAAAAGTTATGAAGTGTATTCACATGATCACATGAAAAAAGTCCTCTTAAATTGCTTTTTAAAAGAAAGTTAGATTATATTGTACTAATATAGTTTTCCTAATCATACTGAACTCATTACTAATTAATAAGGATTAAAATGTTTGCTGGTGAACCTGAAGTGGCTCGACTCTTCAGAAACTTATATGTTTTTACCTGAACCCATTTTCATTGTCACCCAAGCGGACGAACACACCTATTTTGCCACCTGTAATTAACAATATTTTCTTCTGTAACACTAACACACAACTGGACCTGACCTCCCAAAATGTTTACTAGGTGGCATCTTTCATAACAACAGTTAATCTTATCACGTATGTAATTGTATCATCTCAAATTTTGGCAAATTAATATACGAAAAACACAAGGTTTTCCTTTGACTAAACCGTCAGAatgtatacttataaatatgtGATTTCTGTTTTTTCAGAAGTTTTAATGACTACATGCATTTCAGGTTTTATACTTCAGTGATTACTCACCTGGCGTGATTTCTCAGTCGTTGCTAAATGAGTTGAAAATCATTGACTGGAAAAGCTATGGGCTAATCATAAAATGCATCTCAAATGTAGATGGTTGTGTTTTCATTGAGTGGGAGGATCTGCCACCTGGATTTCATGTTGACATTGCCATTCACTGTCACCACAAGAAATATCCTTTGCTTTCTTTCCTTATGTTTATTTCTTTGGAATATCTAGAGGTGGCAAACGGGCGTCTTGGGTTCCTGTTGACATTGCCATTCACTGTCACCACAAGAAATTGTTAGACAATGTGTGCCTTTAATATggttacaaaacaaatttatatcattttaaaaacaatatgaCTTTTTTAGTAATATGATGTACTAGGAGGTTATGCATTTATTAACTACACTTTGGGGGTCTTTTGACCTGCTTTTGATATTCCTTATTTTATCACttgacccattagagataaaaGGCAGCTTGAATCTACCCATTTATAAGTAttcaaaattgccacctctactaaCATACTTAATGACTAAGTGTAATGTTatctttttatgttatttatacaCATTTTCTTGACATATACCAAGGTGAACCTTCCTCCAACTAAGGCAAGAACTGCTAACCGAAATCTTGCCAAGAAAGCTGTGAAGAGTGCTTTGAATGACCTAAAGGAGAAAAATGACGGATTTCTTCTCAGTGCAAATGCAGTTAAGGTACACTTGATCTCCCCTACATACCTTTCTTTTGTGCTTTGATTCTAAACTAATAACTACATCGGGAAGAATAGTCAGCATGTTATGTCAGAAATTCAAGAAATTACAATGTTGTGTAAATGCTATTCGTTAGAAACTGATTAGAAAAGCAAAAATTTTCTAGCTGTTACTAAAAAGTTATATTCGGCCAATTATCTTTAATTTTGCTTCTATCAATTTGTGAGGTTTCTTGGTAGATTTTGTAACAGAATATCTATAAAGCTTTTGAAGGTTTTTATATAGCTCACAATAGTTGACTAGCCATTAAAAATAGGCGCGAGTCCTTGGAATTCTTTATAAcagtttgtttcttttctttgcTGTCTATTCGTAAACTATAGACGGATTGTGAGggttttgtgggtatttttttGTTGCATCTATATTTGTTTCTAAGGTTACGTTAATAGCCTTAGGGTATACAAATACAACATGGGTTATCTACTTATGCACATTGTTAAGATTTTTAACACAAGCAATATCCAATTGTCGCTAGAATTGGCCCTCACTGCTGAAAGTTTGGCTTCAATTATCTTAAGCTTCCATCATGGTCCTTAGGACCTTTGCCCTTTTTCTTTTAAGGTTCCATCACTAGAATTGGCCCTCACTGCTGAAAGTTTGACATTATAGATGTGGCAATTCTAACTCGCTTACTTACAAATGGGTCAATTTGGAATTCTATACTGTAACTAGTCAAACGCCTAAAGCAATAAGAGTGGAATTAAATGTatctaaaaaaaagtcaaagtgaGTCAAAAGTCTTGAAGAGTGTTACTGAATCATCCAATCCATGATAGTTCATGTCATAAAAATTAGAAATTCAGGACTTAAAAGTTATACCAGTCAACCTGTCCTGTTTCAGTTTATAAACAAACCATGTTGTCATGTTGCCATTTACCTAACTCGCCCTCACTGCCCATGTTGCCACTTTTTAATGGCATTGACAAAccaaaatattttcattttgctGACAATAAGCTGGATTCTTTAGATTCGCAGTTATGCTCCAGACCTTGCGAAAACAATTGCAGGCCTGATCTTGACTTCTAATGACTTGAAGTTCAGAGGAGACTGTGCTTCTCTTCTTGGTCTACACTCCCATGATGAAGAATCTATTGAAGATAACATTAAACGGAGGCTTCTTTCAGTGATAGACCACAATGACAGAGAGCCTCAGACTAAGAGAATCAGAGAAAGCACACTTCTCTTTAACGATGATTATTTTGATGAACCTGAATATGCAGACGAGGAATATGAAGATGACGAGATAAGCTTTTCTGCTTTCGACCTATAGAGTTATATTAAGATAACGTGAATTATATGAAGATGGTGAGGTAACTGGAATCTTCATCATGAATTATATCGAGACATGAAGTATAACAAATTACATGGCCATAAGAGATTATCTTAAGTTTTAGATGAGCTCCAGTATAATGTTTGTAGTGGCTCTGGCCACAAGGTAGTCGGGTAACTTGCTTAGTTTGTTGATTATTTAGGAGtgaaaaattttgagttttgaatagttagattgatattattatattaaatgagAATGTACGATTAATTATATACCTTTGTTTTATCTGTAATTTCATCAAGTAATATAATTTGTCAAACAAACGGGGAACTAATAGAATAAAAATTGACTGCTAGACATTGTCGGTAGTAGTTGAGTCACTTGAGTGCTCCTGCCATAAAAGTGATCTATATAACTTCATGTGGCAAAATTGCGGTGGAAACATTATGCCCAGTGTCATGTTTAAGTGCAGCTCGATATCTAAGCAGCATTTGGCTTGATCCTTTTATATAATAGAACAATGTAGTAGACCTGTTTGGGCAAAATCTGCAAGCGGATCGTAAGCTCAACCTTGCAGGTTGCCTTCTCAGTTGCATCGTAATGGTACGGGTTCCAAAACAGATGATCAGACAAGATTTTAAAGAAGTATCAAGCTCAATTCACCATGGAAATATTCAACGATTAGCTGAACAGATGAATCCAGGGTCATGTATTGTTATTGATCTCCAGCAAATTGGTACAACTTACAAGTCCTTCATTGGTATTACTATTTACTGGCCTAGACGTTTATCATATTGGTATGTGACAAGCACAAGGTTACAACATCAGAGCAAAAAATAAAGCAAGAGGTACAGCACTTGAGAAAAATATATGAACCACCAAAAGTAATCTCTCTTAAAAATTTAGTTTATATGAATCAAGACCTACAAACATGAAAACATGTACCTTTTAAAATACTTGCAATCCAACCAAATACTGTATCATACATATCCATATGTCCTATATATCTAAAAGCCTTTTCACGATCAGAGTACCATAACCATCCACACCTCTGTCAAAGAAGGACGAGAACAAGAAAGCAGCctgatcaaatgaaagaaaaacttGCCTCTGGTATTCCCCACCCTCAATATAGTTTGCTCGTAACCTCATGCCTGTTAAAGTTGGAGAAAAACAACAAATTACACTATTATATGTAAAAGATATCACCTTAAACATTGAAGGATTCATTTAATGAGTGAAAGACGTGGCAATTTCGATCAGTTTACTTGGAATGAGTCGATTTATATGCTTGTGTCTAATGGGGCAAATGGCATATAGAAAAGAACTAGGAAAGAAAATCGGTAACAGGTCAATGTCTcccaaaatgtatttttaacATAGGACCCCCTAAAAGTATGCAAAAAGCCtaaataaaatttgttaaatataaGGTTATCCCTATCGTATTCAACAGATCAACAATTGATATTAAAACCAACTCGTCCTTTCTCACTTGTACCAAAATATACCTGTCTTAACATATTTACCCACCCACCATTTAGCGACCTCTATACAACATGAATCATTTTAGACAAACTGTAACAAAATGAGCACATAAAGACCAATGTAATTGACACTTCTGCCCAAAACCAATCATTATCTTTCTATTTAGCATGAAATGGTTAACTACTTGCCTTGTTAGCAATGTTGTTGGAGAGCCAGTCCAAACCCTCATAAAGTCCTTCCCCAGATGTTGCGCAAGTGCTCTGGATGTACCtggaagaagaaaatgaaaggacTCCCAATATTAATTTAAGTTCATTAAATCAAAATCTGTAAACTACCCTTCACTAGTTCGGTAATCATGACAAGCAGGCATCTGATTTTAAGATGAAGGCACAAGAGACATAAATGTCTCAAACTTTTCTGAACATCTTTGATCCAACAAAATTTTTACTAAGAAAAACATTACCAGTGACGCTGTCGGAGGGAGTGAAGGCCGAGCTTATCAGTGATCTCAGCAGCATTCATTGCATTAGGCAAATCTTGTTTGTTGGCAAAGACAAGAAGAACTGCATCTCTTAACTCATCCTACAGTAAAGTAGCATATACAGTAATGTCAGTATAGAACTTCTTATACAGAGATTATATAGGCATTGTCACAAGAATGTTCTAAAACACAGTTAAAATTGTCAAGAGCATCTAATGATTATGCTACAAAAAATTTAATGTCAAATatctagggatgagcaaaaaaacCCGTAAAACCGCTACCCATGGGAATTcagttttggttttgattttgggACGAAACAGGTTTCAGTGTCAGTGCCGACATTTTATGGGGCATGCTACTGTCCCTAATAATTCCCTATAACATAGTGTTTATTCTAAATTTATCCATATCTATCATCTTTAGCAGCAGCGGTGGCTTCATCATCTGCTGCTATTCAAACAGACAAACGACGGAGACGGGCTGTAGAGGTGTGGCAATGGTATTATCAAGTATGATTTTGTTGTATTTCTTATTTCTataattctattttattttatattttttttgtgtgataATAACTCTTGAAAGAAACATTGATTAATCGAATACATTGATTGaatttatgtgtttgttttccAGTTAGTGGAAATTgggatttatgatttatgagaTATTGATGTGGGACTTGTATATACTTATGATTTggaatttgtatatatttgagAAAGTGATTTTGAATTTATGCCTATGATTTTTGAGTCTTATGAAGATGTGTGCATATTTTAGATCTGGAAAAGATGATGGTGATGTTTTAGATGTAAAATGACAAGTCTACTCTCACATGCAATACACATGAAGAGTTTAACAGAACCCAACTAACAGACGTTAAAATGATGGGTGTGTAATGATACAAAAAGTCACCATATGGTGATGTAATGATAAAAAAAGCACGGGGGCGAAACTTGATAATATGGCAaaccaaggttgtaaatatcggtttCGGCCGACCCCCGATATGCGATATATCGGATACCCTAAATTGTAAAGGAAttcatctaaatatatatataatatatacactaacaatatatac
The sequence above is drawn from the Erigeron canadensis isolate Cc75 chromosome 4, C_canadensis_v1, whole genome shotgun sequence genome and encodes:
- the LOC122596566 gene encoding type 2 DNA topoisomerase 6 subunit B-like encodes the protein MDVSSVKNLCKHLISSAIHRCRVSGELCRLTVNLKSSPRAADNPVVRVSISDTGVGSNVDEFQYMQCLSGTILNEIQDGLISIATTSVCDHEIFHYNIDLKQNDYMKRIAKLPLSSKNGATFSGTEVSFSTFHCINDLQADITCFFKKLLIMKVPKTGIELIVDKVEIPVHQCINAIIVDECIDLSSEENIPCLKSGLMDYVLKHGNQIDSTCHSCFPIGERLKCGSGLVCKSNRNTETTIEAVVIISELAELMNPSCSRECGSKTEVLYFSDYSPGVISQSLLNELKIIDWKSYGLIIKCISNVDGCVFIEWEDLPPGFHVDIAIHCHHKKVNLPPTKARTANRNLAKKAVKSALNDLKEKNDGFLLSANAVKIRSYAPDLAKTIAGLILTSNDLKFRGDCASLLGLHSHDEESIEDNIKRRLLSVIDHNDREPQTKRIRESTLLFNDDYFDEPEYADEEYEDDEISFSAFDL
- the LOC122595744 gene encoding BOI-related E3 ubiquitin-protein ligase 1-like, whose amino-acid sequence is MLGGNNTNSLAPVYLDENLFQYPSNQLQLFGNVPATGNVDPVKYSGREHNNPAFTSNKRQREPEANLMQKKLQMSFNHSFYNEESDRRASIPNPHHVSTGLRLSYDDEERNSSITSASGSMTATPSLMSSFGDSVTTELDRQNEELERFIMLQGESMLKGVKDIRQRHMTSFLASIGKGIDKKIREKELEIETINRKNTELVERIKQVANEAQNWHYRAKYNESVVNMLRTNLQQALAQGNDQQLKEGFGDTDLENDAVSSIDPNKYLGIANTTRKGHNDGMICRACHAKEVSILVMPCRHLSLCKDCERVASVCPVCQVVKTIGVEVYMS